A single genomic interval of SAR324 cluster bacterium harbors:
- a CDS encoding DNA methylase, translating to MAKPTLKLQTLSLWEYPSQHYDPSMESLKHYIGATPAYVIWNLLQRYTRPKDLIVDPMCGSGTTIDVSRDLNRRALGYDIEPSRKDIFRADARKLPLEDGKADFVFVDPPYSDHVNYSNQAGCIGKLKATSEEYYLAMGAVIHEIHRVMRPGRYMGLYVSDSYEKGKPFMPIGFRLFELLCESFVPVDIISVLRHNRKLQRNNWHTAAVEGNFFLRGFNYLFIMYKPDGKEVNGIPKDRRDPTELNQQLQEFKIPGKSGKEDQ from the coding sequence ATGGCAAAACCGACCTTAAAACTACAAACGCTGTCCTTATGGGAATACCCCTCCCAGCATTATGATCCCTCCATGGAATCCTTAAAACATTATATCGGCGCAACCCCCGCCTATGTGATATGGAATCTGCTTCAGCGCTATACACGCCCCAAAGATCTGATTGTGGACCCCATGTGTGGCTCGGGAACGACCATTGATGTTTCCCGGGATTTGAACCGTCGGGCGTTGGGGTATGATATTGAACCGTCGCGCAAGGATATATTCAGGGCGGATGCCAGAAAATTGCCTCTGGAAGATGGAAAAGCGGATTTCGTGTTTGTGGATCCGCCTTATTCAGACCATGTCAACTATTCCAATCAGGCCGGGTGTATTGGCAAACTGAAAGCCACTTCAGAAGAATATTACCTTGCGATGGGGGCTGTGATTCATGAGATTCACAGAGTCATGCGTCCCGGAAGATATATGGGTTTGTACGTGAGTGATTCATATGAAAAAGGCAAACCGTTCATGCCGATTGGTTTTCGTTTGTTTGAATTGCTTTGTGAATCGTTTGTGCCCGTCGATATCATTTCAGTGTTAAGACATAACCGGAAATTACAACGAAACAACTGGCACACTGCGGCAGTGGAAGGAAACTTTTTTTTGAGGGGCTTCAACTATTTATTCATCATGTACAAGCCTGATGGCAAGGAAGTGAATGGCATCCCCAAAGACCGACGTGATCCGACTGAACTGAACCAGCAACTTCAGGAGTTCAAAATTCCCGGTAAATCAGGAAAAGAAGATCAATAA
- a CDS encoding 2-oxoacid:acceptor oxidoreductase subunit alpha: MKVVMSIKNILSKVTSSDSGKAVTLDEHIIEIVSDSGEGAQKAGQSFGALCAKMNNGTWTVEIIPAEVKPPARSKAGASGIRIRIGSKAVTNMGDEANVVIAFNEQVLYGRIDQKAYKAGTILLLENKWATHIDPEIVSQYTQAVEEFRTMGMIVHEIPMEEECQKIVENPALGKNMWVLGLLCGIYDRDMSIAEAQIKHTFSKKSANVIEKNINLLNAGRQYAVTHLDFQYNIPPGSDTSPKVVMNGNEAIGMGTIAAGIEVCSMYPITPATSASHYLAEFFESAGGLVHQAEDEIAAIGFAIGASYAGKTAITITSGPGMALKTEFLGLAVMAEVPLVIVDVQRGGPSTGLPTKVEQSDLLYALYGQPGDAPKIVMAASTIEECFHFVIVARQLAEAFRMPVILLTDANLATGVQPFPRPEFNPDWVAPPVDQSPWNPEVRPYQWDPGTGLSPRPIPGQKNGMYTLTGLAHDSNSKVAYDAAINQVSSDNRSRKIATFRSSLKPPVVMGNDEGDLLIVGWGSTRGAIEEAVGKVQKMGGRVSSIHLRFLSPIEPGLPELFKRFKKIMTVENNYGDKLDGSIITSENRRYSQLAWYLRAQTLTDVDFYSNVHGQPIRPGSIVNLIKQELGIS; the protein is encoded by the coding sequence ATGAAGGTTGTCATGTCAATCAAGAATATTCTGAGTAAAGTCACCTCTTCAGATTCAGGCAAAGCTGTCACGCTGGATGAACACATTATTGAAATTGTGAGTGATTCCGGAGAAGGTGCCCAGAAAGCTGGGCAGAGTTTCGGTGCGTTGTGCGCCAAAATGAACAATGGAACCTGGACTGTGGAAATCATCCCCGCAGAAGTAAAACCTCCCGCTCGTTCCAAAGCCGGGGCCTCCGGCATCCGCATCAGGATTGGCTCAAAGGCTGTCACCAACATGGGGGATGAAGCGAATGTTGTCATTGCGTTCAATGAACAGGTACTCTACGGGCGGATCGACCAGAAAGCCTACAAGGCAGGAACAATTCTGCTACTGGAAAATAAATGGGCCACGCACATTGATCCTGAAATTGTTTCCCAATACACGCAAGCGGTTGAAGAATTCCGGACAATGGGCATGATCGTCCATGAAATACCGATGGAGGAAGAATGTCAGAAAATTGTGGAAAATCCCGCACTGGGAAAAAACATGTGGGTTCTGGGACTGCTCTGTGGCATTTATGATCGGGATATGTCCATTGCTGAAGCACAAATTAAACACACGTTTTCCAAAAAATCAGCAAATGTGATCGAAAAAAATATCAACCTGCTGAATGCCGGCCGCCAATACGCCGTGACACATCTTGATTTTCAATACAACATCCCGCCCGGATCGGACACCAGCCCCAAAGTGGTCATGAACGGCAATGAAGCCATCGGTATGGGTACGATTGCCGCCGGCATAGAAGTCTGTTCCATGTATCCCATCACCCCCGCGACATCCGCATCCCATTATCTGGCAGAATTTTTTGAATCCGCGGGCGGACTCGTTCATCAGGCAGAAGATGAAATTGCCGCGATTGGATTTGCCATTGGGGCCTCCTATGCCGGAAAAACCGCCATCACCATCACATCGGGTCCTGGAATGGCGTTGAAAACCGAATTTCTTGGACTGGCGGTCATGGCGGAAGTTCCGCTGGTGATTGTGGATGTGCAACGAGGTGGACCTTCGACAGGACTCCCCACCAAAGTCGAGCAGAGCGATCTGCTTTATGCTCTTTATGGACAACCCGGTGACGCGCCAAAAATAGTGATGGCCGCATCAACCATTGAAGAGTGTTTTCATTTTGTCATTGTGGCCAGACAGTTGGCAGAAGCCTTCCGCATGCCGGTTATTCTGCTCACAGATGCCAATCTTGCCACAGGCGTTCAACCGTTTCCCCGACCTGAATTCAACCCGGACTGGGTGGCGCCGCCAGTGGATCAAAGCCCGTGGAATCCTGAAGTCAGACCCTATCAATGGGATCCCGGAACGGGTTTGTCTCCACGCCCCATTCCCGGACAAAAAAACGGAATGTACACACTGACTGGTCTGGCACATGATTCCAACAGCAAAGTGGCCTATGATGCCGCGATCAATCAGGTTTCATCTGATAATCGAAGTCGCAAAATCGCTACCTTCAGAAGCTCCCTGAAACCCCCTGTAGTGATGGGAAATGATGAAGGGGATTTGTTGATAGTTGGCTGGGGCTCTACCCGGGGCGCTATTGAGGAAGCCGTGGGGAAAGTTCAGAAAATGGGTGGACGTGTGTCGTCAATCCATCTTCGATTCTTGTCTCCGATTGAACCTGGACTGCCTGAATTGTTCAAACGGTTCAAAAAAATCATGACGGTAGAAAACAATTATGGAGATAAACTGGATGGTTCCATCATCACCAGCGAGAACCGCAGATATTCTCAACTTGCGTGGTATCTGAGAGCACAGACCCTCACGGATGTGGATTTTTACTCCAATGTTCATGGACAACCCATCCGTCCCGGATCCATTGTGAATCTGATTAAACAGGAATTGGGAATTTCCTGA
- a CDS encoding hemerythrin family protein → MSISGWRPEYSLNIALLDEHHQKLFAGIQQLKDSYGTHEEIPVIYETLKFFMDYAIFHFSEEERLMREHDYPHFEEHLVEHKDFVKAVRKTFVEFQRTEEFPDDFMEYLQQWLVRHILNEDRKYQFTLHQNGIY, encoded by the coding sequence ATGTCAATTAGCGGATGGCGACCTGAATACAGTCTCAATATTGCTTTGTTGGATGAACACCATCAAAAACTTTTTGCGGGAATTCAGCAATTGAAAGACTCGTATGGAACCCACGAAGAGATTCCTGTTATTTATGAAACCCTGAAATTTTTTATGGATTACGCGATCTTTCATTTTTCTGAAGAAGAGCGCTTGATGCGGGAACATGATTATCCCCATTTTGAAGAACATCTGGTCGAGCATAAAGACTTCGTAAAAGCAGTCCGGAAGACGTTTGTGGAATTTCAACGGACAGAGGAATTTCCTGATGACTTTATGGAATATTTACAGCAATGGCTGGTCAGGCACATTTTGAATGAAGACCGGAAATACCAGTTCACGCTACATCAGAATGGAATTTATTGA
- a CDS encoding NAD(P)-dependent oxidoreductase translates to MSQHVAFIGLGVMGYPMAGRLQNTGYSVTVYNRTREKAVKWVAEFGGEVRETPAQAAENADLVFACVGRDEDILEITLGPEGAFSRMKPGSVFVDHTTTSAQVARELAQQAQSRGFDFLDAPVSGGQSGAEKGRLSVMVGGEQDALSKAEPAIRVYSRIVRLMGPSGYGQLTKMVNQICIGGIIQGLAEGLNFAVSAGLDPHAVVDVISQGAAQSWQMENRYLNMLEGRFDFGFAVEWMRKDLRIALEEARHIGTSLPLTALVDQFYAEIEKMGGKRWDTSSLIARLKNSAES, encoded by the coding sequence ATGAGTCAACACGTTGCGTTTATTGGTCTGGGTGTCATGGGCTATCCCATGGCGGGACGTCTGCAAAATACCGGGTATTCGGTTACGGTTTATAATCGCACCCGGGAAAAAGCTGTGAAGTGGGTGGCTGAGTTTGGCGGCGAGGTTCGCGAAACGCCCGCACAGGCCGCTGAAAATGCGGATCTGGTGTTTGCCTGTGTCGGCAGAGATGAAGATATTCTTGAAATCACCTTGGGACCCGAGGGAGCGTTTTCCAGAATGAAACCCGGATCCGTGTTTGTGGATCATACCACCACCTCCGCCCAGGTTGCTCGAGAATTGGCTCAACAGGCACAAAGCCGGGGATTTGATTTTCTGGACGCGCCGGTTTCCGGTGGACAGTCCGGTGCTGAAAAAGGGAGATTGAGTGTGATGGTGGGCGGCGAACAGGATGCGTTGTCCAAAGCAGAACCGGCAATAAGAGTCTATTCCAGGATTGTACGCCTCATGGGACCTTCAGGCTATGGCCAATTGACAAAAATGGTGAATCAGATCTGTATCGGCGGGATTATTCAAGGCTTGGCAGAGGGGTTGAATTTTGCGGTTTCCGCAGGTCTGGATCCGCATGCGGTCGTGGATGTTATCTCACAAGGTGCCGCACAGTCGTGGCAGATGGAAAACCGATATTTGAACATGCTGGAAGGCCGTTTCGATTTTGGTTTTGCGGTGGAATGGATGCGCAAGGATTTAAGAATCGCGCTGGAAGAAGCCCGTCATATCGGAACATCTCTGCCCTTAACAGCGCTGGTCGATCAATTTTATGCGGAAATTGAGAAAATGGGAGGCAAACGCTGGGATACCTCCAGTTTGATCGCAAGACTAAAGAATTCTGCGGAGTCATGA
- the prlC gene encoding oligopeptidase A, translating into MFNPLQRMKGLPPFKEITPANMKEALDAVIDRNKAHLEELLAASVHYSWDNLMHPLAEDDNHLSRIWSPISHLNAVANNDELREVYNHCIARLSEYSSELGQHSGLYQAILQVSESAEYQELDNVKKKIIQNALRDFKLSGVSLPEKEKTRYRAIQQRLAELSNTFSNHVLDATMAWTKHFPTTEGLQGLPESALENAAETAKSRAMEGYLITLEIPSYLAVITYADNRALRQEIYTAYVTRASDQGPFAGKWDNTRIMEELLALKHEKAQMLGFSNYAELSLVTKTASNPEQVLNFLTDLANRSKASAMKEMAELKEFAETKFGQSDLASWDLAYFSEKLKQERYAVSSEEFRPYFPENRVLEGLFEIVKRLYGLDIREAPTEHVWHESVRFFQIFDEFENHRGSFYLDLYARQHKRGGAWMDQCMSRFRKSDQVLQSPVAYLVCNLNKPSGNKPALFTHDEVQTLFHEFGHGLHHMLTLVDYPDVAGVNGVPWDAVELPSQFMENWLWQEDALKLVSAHYETGEPLPPEKLQRLLKARNFQSAMQMMRQLEFSLFDFRIHQEYQPAHGGRVQQILDEVRSNVSVVPVVPYNRFQHGFTHIFAGGYAAGYYSYKWAEVLSSDAFSRFEEEGIFNPETGGDFLHSILEPGGSHDPMELFEEFRGRSPSILPLLKHNGILVEEKP; encoded by the coding sequence ATGTTCAACCCACTTCAGCGTATGAAAGGATTGCCCCCCTTCAAGGAAATCACACCGGCAAACATGAAGGAAGCGCTGGATGCTGTCATTGACCGGAACAAGGCTCATCTGGAAGAACTCCTTGCGGCTTCAGTTCACTATTCATGGGATAATCTGATGCATCCTCTGGCCGAAGATGACAATCATCTGAGCCGCATCTGGTCGCCCATCAGTCATCTGAACGCGGTGGCCAACAATGACGAATTACGTGAAGTGTACAATCACTGTATCGCGAGACTGTCTGAATATTCCTCAGAATTGGGACAGCATTCCGGGTTGTACCAGGCCATTTTGCAAGTATCTGAAAGTGCGGAATATCAGGAACTGGATAATGTGAAAAAGAAAATCATTCAGAATGCCCTGCGAGATTTCAAATTATCCGGAGTCAGCTTGCCTGAAAAAGAAAAAACCCGCTACAGGGCAATTCAGCAACGACTGGCCGAACTGTCCAATACGTTCAGCAATCATGTGCTGGATGCGACCATGGCCTGGACCAAGCATTTCCCCACAACGGAGGGGTTGCAGGGACTGCCGGAATCCGCACTGGAAAACGCGGCTGAAACCGCGAAATCACGGGCTATGGAGGGATATCTGATCACGTTGGAAATTCCCAGCTATCTGGCAGTGATTACCTATGCGGATAACAGGGCACTCCGGCAAGAAATCTATACGGCGTATGTCACACGGGCTTCAGATCAGGGGCCGTTTGCCGGAAAATGGGACAACACCAGGATCATGGAAGAATTACTGGCATTGAAACATGAAAAGGCTCAAATGCTGGGATTTTCCAATTACGCAGAACTGTCACTGGTCACCAAAACCGCGTCCAATCCGGAACAGGTATTAAATTTTCTCACAGATCTGGCGAATCGTTCCAAAGCCAGCGCCATGAAAGAAATGGCAGAACTCAAGGAATTTGCCGAAACAAAATTTGGCCAATCCGACCTGGCTTCCTGGGATCTGGCGTATTTTTCGGAAAAACTGAAACAGGAACGCTATGCGGTATCCAGTGAAGAATTCAGGCCTTATTTTCCTGAAAACCGGGTGTTGGAAGGCTTGTTTGAAATTGTAAAACGCCTGTATGGTCTTGACATCAGGGAAGCACCTACGGAGCATGTCTGGCATGAATCTGTGCGTTTTTTTCAGATATTTGATGAATTTGAAAATCATCGGGGCAGTTTTTATCTGGATCTGTATGCCCGCCAGCATAAGCGGGGCGGGGCATGGATGGACCAGTGCATGTCCCGTTTCAGGAAAAGTGATCAGGTATTGCAAAGCCCGGTGGCGTATCTGGTGTGCAATCTGAATAAACCCTCTGGCAACAAACCCGCATTGTTCACCCATGATGAAGTTCAAACTCTGTTTCATGAATTCGGTCATGGCCTGCATCACATGCTGACACTGGTGGATTATCCTGATGTGGCCGGGGTCAATGGTGTTCCCTGGGATGCAGTGGAACTGCCCAGTCAATTCATGGAAAACTGGTTGTGGCAGGAAGACGCGCTCAAACTCGTTTCAGCCCATTATGAAACAGGTGAGCCATTGCCTCCGGAAAAACTGCAACGTCTGTTGAAAGCCAGAAATTTCCAGTCTGCCATGCAAATGATGCGTCAACTGGAATTTTCACTGTTCGATTTCAGGATTCATCAGGAATATCAGCCCGCACATGGTGGACGGGTCCAGCAAATTCTGGATGAGGTCCGCAGTAACGTATCCGTGGTTCCGGTTGTTCCCTACAATCGGTTCCAGCATGGCTTTACGCATATTTTCGCAGGCGGCTACGCCGCAGGATATTACAGTTACAAATGGGCCGAAGTGCTTTCGAGTGACGCCTTCTCAAGGTTTGAAGAAGAAGGCATTTTTAATCCTGAAACCGGTGGCGATTTTTTACATTCAATCCTTGAACCCGGGGGAAGTCATGATCCGATGGAACTGTTTGAAGAGTTTCGCGGACGGAGTCCAAGCATCCTTCCCCTTTTGAAACATAATGGAATTCTGGTAGAGGAGAAACCATGA
- a CDS encoding PAS domain-containing protein, translating into MRRIKLIWLLYPVFLGTMLITLLGMAWYASRTFNTFYSNSVEKHLKDLAYTTERLMSGLVNNSQKNVISQLCEELGQKTSTRITVLDITGKVLGDSRSDPGKMENHANRPEIMAAMNGATQSSIRFSKTLSQQMMYVAVPILAEQKVVGIVRTSVALKNVGQTLREIYVNNLDGVLILALLSMLISFLISRGISRPLERIREGAKQFASGNFMEKLPSHHSEEIDDLVHTLNQMVDKLNDQIQQITHQRNEKELILNNMKEGVLAVDHDENIMDINPAAAKIMGVQDFHVKGRHLLELTRNRDLKRFINRTLESDHPIQDEIAFWNENELTLQISGMALRDIHGQRIGSLIVFSDVSRIRKLEHIRSEFVANVSHELKTPITSIQGAVETLLDGASQTPADLERFLKMIERQSHRLLALIEDLLDLSRIEQDAEQGLVELTHFALGDVVTTALQNCHGIIEDKQMIVDNRTSDSIKIHANPLLMEQALTNLLTNAFKYSDPGKTVTIDASEQNQRIMIHVQDQGWGIPDAHLPRLFERFYRVDKSRSREMGGTGLGLAIVKHIVHAHKGQLSVKSELRKGSVFTIEIPITPPMNQD; encoded by the coding sequence ATGAGAAGAATCAAACTGATATGGCTGTTATATCCTGTATTTTTAGGCACCATGCTGATCACCTTGCTAGGCATGGCGTGGTATGCCTCGCGGACCTTCAATACTTTTTATTCAAACTCGGTTGAAAAACATCTGAAAGATCTGGCCTATACCACAGAACGACTCATGTCAGGACTTGTAAACAACAGTCAGAAAAACGTAATTTCCCAGTTGTGTGAAGAACTGGGACAGAAAACCAGCACACGGATCACTGTCCTGGACATTACCGGCAAAGTCCTTGGTGATTCCAGAAGTGATCCCGGGAAAATGGAAAATCATGCCAACCGTCCTGAAATCATGGCGGCCATGAACGGTGCCACCCAATCCTCGATACGGTTCAGCAAAACACTTTCACAGCAAATGATGTATGTCGCGGTTCCCATTCTGGCAGAACAAAAAGTGGTTGGCATTGTGCGCACCTCGGTTGCCCTGAAAAATGTGGGTCAAACGCTGAGAGAAATCTACGTCAACAATCTGGATGGGGTATTGATCCTGGCATTGTTGTCCATGCTCATCAGTTTTCTGATTTCCAGAGGCATCAGTCGTCCACTGGAACGCATCAGGGAAGGCGCAAAACAGTTTGCTTCAGGCAATTTCATGGAAAAACTGCCGTCACATCATTCTGAAGAAATTGATGACCTGGTTCACACCTTGAATCAGATGGTGGATAAACTCAATGACCAAATTCAGCAGATCACCCATCAGCGGAATGAAAAGGAACTGATTCTGAACAACATGAAAGAAGGTGTACTGGCAGTCGATCATGACGAAAATATCATGGACATCAATCCTGCCGCCGCCAAAATCATGGGCGTTCAGGATTTTCATGTCAAGGGCCGTCATTTGTTGGAACTGACCCGGAACCGTGATCTGAAACGATTCATCAACCGAACCCTTGAAAGCGACCACCCCATTCAGGATGAAATTGCCTTCTGGAATGAAAATGAACTAACGCTCCAGATCAGCGGCATGGCCTTGCGAGATATCCACGGTCAACGAATCGGCTCGCTGATTGTCTTCAGTGATGTGTCCCGAATCCGGAAACTGGAACATATCCGCAGTGAATTTGTGGCCAATGTCTCTCATGAACTCAAAACGCCCATCACCTCCATTCAGGGGGCCGTGGAAACCTTGCTGGACGGTGCGTCCCAAACGCCGGCGGATCTGGAACGATTTCTTAAAATGATTGAGCGGCAATCACACCGTTTACTGGCCTTGATTGAAGATCTGCTTGATTTGTCCAGAATTGAACAGGATGCTGAACAGGGCTTGGTTGAACTAACTCACTTTGCCTTGGGAGATGTTGTAACGACAGCATTGCAAAATTGTCATGGTATCATTGAAGACAAGCAAATGATTGTGGATAACAGGACCAGTGATTCGATCAAAATCCATGCGAATCCGTTGCTGATGGAACAGGCTCTCACCAATCTCCTGACCAATGCGTTCAAATATAGCGACCCTGGCAAAACCGTCACTATTGATGCCTCAGAACAGAATCAGCGCATTATGATCCATGTGCAGGACCAGGGATGGGGAATTCCAGACGCCCATCTGCCTCGTCTGTTTGAACGGTTTTATCGGGTTGATAAGTCCCGAAGCCGCGAGATGGGCGGCACCGGACTGGGGTTGGCAATCGTCAAACACATTGTGCATGCTCATAAAGGTCAGTTGTCGGTTAAAAGTGAACTGAGGAAGGGGAGTGTTTTTACCATTGAAATCCCAATAACTCCACCAATGAATCAAGATTAG
- a CDS encoding 2-oxoglutarate oxidoreductase, with protein MFGLSEDCILEVPEEYYTLKDYEGNVPRWCPGCGDNTVLTVIQRLCRDRQLPPEKTVFVSGIGCSSRFPHYMKTYGFHGLHGRAFPVAEGIKFRRPDLHVFVATGDGDCCSIGAGHWVHAVRYNMDLTVMLLDNEIYGLTKKQTSPTSRIGTKSNTHPKGSILPAINPLTTTLGISNVSFVAQTADWNPPHMYATLMAAHEHKGFSFVRILQRCPHFNADAFETLAHDADASLLLRHQKGIQMDAALEKRYPNILEHDPSDLNKAREVAGREDKIPLGLLYQNTSNACYNDYGAHNMGFTIEQKKEALNRQLDRYAV; from the coding sequence ATGTTTGGATTATCCGAAGACTGTATTCTGGAAGTTCCTGAAGAATATTACACCTTGAAGGATTATGAAGGGAATGTACCCCGCTGGTGTCCGGGATGTGGCGATAACACCGTGTTGACTGTAATTCAACGGTTGTGCAGAGACCGTCAACTCCCTCCTGAAAAAACTGTTTTTGTCTCAGGTATCGGCTGTTCAAGCCGGTTTCCACACTACATGAAAACTTACGGATTCCATGGATTGCATGGCCGTGCGTTTCCAGTGGCTGAAGGCATCAAGTTCCGCAGACCTGATCTGCATGTGTTTGTGGCCACCGGCGATGGCGACTGTTGCTCCATTGGCGCCGGTCACTGGGTGCATGCGGTCCGCTACAACATGGACCTCACCGTGATGTTGCTGGACAATGAAATTTATGGTCTGACTAAAAAACAGACATCTCCGACTTCACGAATAGGAACCAAATCCAACACGCACCCCAAAGGTTCCATTCTTCCCGCCATCAATCCACTGACCACGACCCTTGGAATCAGCAATGTTTCCTTTGTCGCCCAAACCGCAGACTGGAATCCGCCCCATATGTACGCCACGCTGATGGCGGCTCATGAACACAAGGGATTTTCCTTTGTCAGAATCCTGCAACGTTGTCCGCATTTCAATGCTGATGCGTTTGAAACCTTGGCGCATGACGCGGACGCCTCGCTTCTGCTCAGGCATCAAAAGGGCATTCAAATGGATGCCGCTCTTGAAAAACGGTATCCGAATATTCTGGAACATGATCCCTCTGATTTGAACAAAGCCCGGGAAGTCGCAGGAAGAGAAGACAAGATTCCGTTGGGTCTGCTGTATCAGAATACCAGCAATGCCTGTTACAATGACTATGGAGCGCATAACATGGGTTTTACCATTGAACAGAAAAAAGAAGCACTGAACCGTCAACTGGACCGCTACGCTGTTTAA
- a CDS encoding HU family DNA-binding protein, producing MNKKELIATVSKKITMDPAEVSKMLEIMLTTIQQNLVTHHRISLSSFGIFKVVSSRNKNKVRFVPSISLKTLVNTNDNPAEPATPLTATLHPETETNDLEQDVLPTSVKDINLLTKVPLVQQPVLWEQAYNVTQDFPDNWISEHWNGGYFLTSGSYLNGLWAIVMSKTDSPGEQCWKLTEEWPAEWIQEKWNDGYQITQVIGDRPMLVVMSRDALSQDQIWYHSIDFPAGWIQEKWNDGYSLTVAGQHWNQWTFVMSRNARFHDQRLLREPQFSQQLFEEYQRQDDFITAIGCSSNELCTVTTRNTGWNHQVWSISREFPHDWVRDQWNQKMQITTLGVVQGQWFVLLSGR from the coding sequence ATGAATAAAAAAGAATTGATTGCTACAGTTTCAAAAAAAATCACGATGGACCCTGCTGAAGTGTCAAAAATGCTCGAAATCATGCTGACTACCATTCAGCAAAATTTAGTCACTCACCATAGAATTTCTCTCAGCAGTTTCGGAATTTTCAAGGTTGTATCCTCCAGAAATAAAAACAAGGTTCGCTTTGTCCCATCCATTTCACTGAAAACATTGGTCAATACAAATGACAACCCGGCAGAACCCGCAACACCTCTTACAGCGACCTTACACCCTGAAACCGAAACAAATGATCTTGAACAAGACGTTCTGCCAACATCCGTAAAGGACATCAACTTGCTCACGAAGGTCCCCCTTGTGCAACAGCCTGTTTTATGGGAACAGGCCTATAACGTGACACAGGACTTTCCTGATAACTGGATTAGTGAGCATTGGAACGGAGGCTATTTTTTGACCAGTGGCAGTTATCTCAATGGATTATGGGCCATTGTCATGTCAAAAACAGACAGTCCGGGTGAACAATGCTGGAAACTTACTGAGGAATGGCCTGCAGAATGGATACAGGAAAAATGGAATGACGGCTATCAGATCACCCAGGTAATCGGTGATCGCCCCATGCTGGTTGTGATGTCCAGAGATGCCTTGTCTCAGGACCAGATATGGTATCACAGCATTGACTTCCCAGCAGGCTGGATACAGGAAAAATGGAATGACGGCTATTCCCTCACCGTAGCAGGACAGCATTGGAATCAATGGACTTTCGTAATGTCTCGAAATGCCAGGTTCCATGATCAACGACTGCTCAGGGAACCACAATTTTCACAACAACTTTTTGAGGAATATCAGCGGCAGGATGACTTCATTACGGCAATTGGTTGTTCCAGTAATGAATTGTGTACCGTAACAACCAGAAATACCGGCTGGAACCATCAGGTGTGGAGCATTTCCCGCGAGTTTCCGCATGACTGGGTCCGGGATCAATGGAATCAGAAAATGCAGATCACAACGTTGGGAGTTGTTCAGGGACAATGGTTTGTACTGCTGTCAGGTCGATAA
- the pyrF gene encoding orotidine-5'-phosphate decarboxylase, producing the protein MSGFYDKLNEVVQLKKSWLCVGLDPVLEKLPEGIEKSPQGVLRFLREIINATARWTPVYKPNFAYFEALGPEGMSVLKQIIEEIPAGALVIGDAKRGDVGHSSAMYAKTLFETFGCDAATVSPYQGYDSVEPFLSYRDKGTFVLCITSNSGADDFQRPADLYLKVAQKVCEWNQFGNCGLVVGATRPELVEKVRSVSGPMPFLIPGVGTQGGSLENTLQNVADGTPIPALINASRAILYSSSGRDFAEQAAIAAEELWNQINQCRL; encoded by the coding sequence ATGTCCGGATTTTATGATAAACTGAATGAAGTGGTTCAACTTAAAAAAAGCTGGTTATGTGTCGGGTTGGATCCTGTTCTGGAAAAATTGCCTGAAGGCATCGAAAAATCCCCTCAGGGAGTATTGCGATTTCTCAGGGAAATCATCAATGCGACGGCCCGTTGGACGCCGGTGTATAAACCCAATTTTGCCTATTTTGAGGCCTTGGGCCCTGAAGGCATGTCGGTCCTGAAACAAATCATCGAGGAAATTCCAGCCGGGGCATTGGTGATTGGTGATGCCAAACGGGGAGATGTCGGGCATTCCTCAGCCATGTATGCCAAAACCCTGTTTGAAACTTTCGGTTGTGACGCGGCGACAGTTTCACCGTATCAGGGGTATGACTCGGTTGAACCTTTTCTCAGTTATCGGGATAAGGGAACCTTTGTTTTGTGCATCACATCCAATTCAGGTGCGGATGATTTTCAAAGGCCTGCGGATCTGTATCTGAAAGTTGCCCAAAAGGTGTGTGAGTGGAATCAGTTCGGAAATTGTGGTTTGGTCGTTGGTGCTACCCGGCCAGAGTTGGTAGAAAAAGTCAGAAGTGTTTCCGGACCCATGCCGTTTTTGATTCCGGGCGTGGGCACACAGGGGGGGAGTCTGGAAAACACGCTACAAAATGTTGCCGATGGGACCCCTATCCCGGCCCTGATCAATGCCTCACGGGCAATTTTGTACAGCTCCTCCGGCAGAGATTTTGCGGAACAGGCGGCCATTGCCGCTGAAGAATTATGGAACCAGATCAACCAGTGTCGCCTTTGA